A region of Mammaliicoccus sp. Dog046 DNA encodes the following proteins:
- a CDS encoding NAD-dependent succinate-semialdehyde dehydrogenase: MKQHSVYNPATNEIVKTVDFTTEEEANKKIEKAHEAFLSWRELDAHDRSARLLKWYQLIDEHKEELAELITLENGKPYKEALGEVAYANSYIQWYEAEAKRVYGSTIPANNPNKKIITDKFPVGVVGAITPWNFPAAMIARKMAPALAAGCTIVCKPALETPLTTIRMVELAHEAGIPEDAIQYVILSGRDAGRIFTESPIVQKITFTGSTPVGKSLIKASADTVKNVTMELGGLAPVIVHKDADLELAVNQTIATKFRNSGQTCISANRIFVHQDIEEEYARLLTEKVHALKVGNGLEEDVDMGPLINEQAVEKVIDHIEDAIENGGETSQPIDQLKIGGNFLKPVVIRNANLDMKVMHEETFGPIAAIMTYDDLDEIIEVANDTEYGLAAYFFTNDYRTGFNIYNKLDYGVIGWNDGAPSAAHAPFGGFKESGYGREGGIEGIEPYLETKYLSIGNI, encoded by the coding sequence TTGAAACAGCACAGCGTTTACAATCCAGCAACAAATGAAATCGTCAAAACAGTTGATTTTACAACAGAAGAAGAAGCAAATAAAAAAATCGAAAAAGCGCACGAAGCATTTTTATCTTGGCGCGAACTTGATGCACATGATCGTTCAGCTCGATTATTAAAATGGTATCAACTTATCGATGAGCATAAAGAAGAATTAGCTGAGTTGATTACTTTAGAAAATGGTAAGCCATATAAAGAAGCGTTAGGTGAAGTAGCTTATGCTAATAGTTATATTCAATGGTATGAAGCTGAAGCAAAACGTGTTTATGGTTCAACGATACCAGCGAATAATCCAAATAAAAAAATTATTACAGATAAATTCCCTGTTGGTGTCGTTGGCGCGATTACACCGTGGAACTTCCCAGCAGCAATGATTGCTAGAAAAATGGCACCAGCTTTAGCAGCAGGTTGTACAATCGTATGTAAACCTGCATTGGAAACGCCATTAACGACAATTAGAATGGTAGAGTTGGCGCATGAAGCAGGTATACCTGAAGATGCGATTCAATATGTGATTTTAAGTGGTCGCGATGCAGGACGTATTTTCACAGAAAGCCCAATCGTACAGAAGATTACTTTTACAGGATCAACACCAGTCGGTAAGAGTTTAATCAAAGCATCAGCAGATACTGTTAAAAATGTAACGATGGAATTAGGTGGCTTAGCACCAGTCATTGTTCATAAAGATGCAGATTTAGAATTGGCAGTAAATCAAACGATTGCTACGAAGTTTAGAAATTCAGGACAAACTTGTATTAGTGCAAATAGAATCTTCGTTCATCAAGATATCGAAGAAGAATATGCACGACTACTTACTGAGAAAGTACATGCTTTAAAAGTAGGTAACGGATTAGAAGAAGACGTAGACATGGGTCCATTAATCAACGAACAAGCCGTTGAAAAAGTAATTGATCATATTGAAGATGCGATTGAAAATGGTGGAGAGACATCACAACCAATTGATCAGTTGAAAATCGGTGGCAATTTCTTAAAACCAGTGGTGATTCGAAATGCGAACTTAGATATGAAAGTGATGCATGAAGAAACATTTGGTCCAATAGCAGCAATTATGACATATGACGATTTAGATGAAATTATAGAAGTCGCAAATGATACAGAATATGGATTGGCTGCTTACTTCTTCACGAATGATTATCGAACAGGATTTAATATTTATAACAAACTCGATTATGGCGTGATAGGTTGGAATGATGGTGCACCATCAGCAGCACATGCCCCATTCGGAGGATTTAAAGAAAGTGGATATGGTCGTGAAGGCGGTATTGAAGGAATTGAACCATATTTAGAAACAAAATATTTATCAATAGGCAATATATAA
- a CDS encoding APC family permease, which produces MSSQFNKSMNIVDVLFLAIGAMLGWGWVVLSGEWISEAGFLGSVIAFVLGGLLVIFIGLTYAELASAIPETGGGFVFVKKAFSPGVAFFSGWSVLFGYVSVITFEAVALPTVIDYVIPFEHKGLLWNIAGWDVYLTWVLIGSIGSIILTSLNYFGVKPAAIMQTVFTIFIVGVGLMLVCGAGFNGDFTHLKPLFSNGVGGTMSVLIMIPFLFVGFDVIPQIAEEVKAPSKKIGGILVISIIASVIFYLLIVFGVATGLTPAQLKSSNLATADAMANLFGSGGFGILLVLGGVAGIITSWNAFIIGGSRILYAMAKNNMIPKWFAYIHPKYKTPTHGILFLGVLAFIAPLLGRPALVWIVDAGGIGVVLGYLLVAFSFLKLRKSEPNLERPYKIKSGKLVGWIAVILSIAFISIYLPGMPSSLVWPHEWIIVFVWYGIAAVLYLTKPKGDEAFETAQRLQSSNK; this is translated from the coding sequence ATGAGTTCTCAATTTAATAAATCAATGAATATTGTAGATGTATTATTTCTTGCGATTGGAGCAATGCTCGGATGGGGCTGGGTTGTTCTTTCGGGAGAATGGATATCAGAGGCAGGATTTTTAGGAAGTGTCATCGCATTTGTACTGGGTGGTTTACTCGTAATATTTATCGGATTAACATATGCTGAACTCGCTTCAGCAATACCCGAAACAGGTGGGGGATTTGTGTTTGTTAAGAAAGCATTTAGTCCTGGCGTAGCCTTTTTCTCAGGGTGGTCTGTATTATTTGGATATGTTTCCGTTATTACATTTGAAGCAGTAGCATTACCAACTGTTATCGACTACGTCATTCCTTTTGAACATAAAGGACTCTTGTGGAATATTGCAGGTTGGGATGTTTACTTAACATGGGTATTAATTGGTTCAATTGGTAGTATTATTTTAACTTCATTAAATTATTTCGGTGTAAAACCAGCAGCAATTATGCAAACGGTATTTACAATATTTATTGTCGGTGTGGGACTAATGCTTGTGTGTGGTGCAGGATTTAATGGTGACTTCACACATTTAAAACCGTTATTTTCAAATGGTGTAGGCGGTACGATGTCTGTACTGATTATGATTCCGTTCCTATTTGTAGGATTTGATGTTATTCCTCAAATTGCAGAGGAAGTGAAAGCACCATCAAAGAAAATTGGTGGCATACTTGTCATTTCTATCATTGCTTCTGTTATTTTCTACTTATTAATTGTATTCGGTGTAGCAACAGGATTAACACCAGCGCAATTAAAATCTAGTAATTTAGCAACTGCTGATGCAATGGCGAATCTATTTGGATCAGGTGGATTTGGCATCTTGCTTGTACTAGGTGGCGTTGCAGGTATTATTACAAGTTGGAATGCATTTATTATCGGTGGTAGCCGTATCTTATATGCAATGGCTAAAAATAACATGATACCTAAATGGTTTGCATATATACATCCAAAATATAAAACACCAACGCATGGTATTTTATTCTTAGGTGTGTTGGCATTTATCGCACCGTTATTAGGTCGACCAGCACTTGTTTGGATTGTTGATGCAGGTGGTATTGGTGTTGTATTAGGTTACTTACTTGTAGCATTCTCATTCTTAAAACTAAGAAAAAGTGAACCAAACTTAGAACGTCCATATAAAATTAAAAGTGGTAAACTTGTCGGATGGATTGCCGTGATTTTAAGTATCGCATTTATCTCGATTTATTTACCTGGTATGCCATCATCACTTGTATGGCCACATGAATGGATTATTGTATTTGTTTGGTACGGTATAGCTGCAGTTCTTTATTTAACTAAACCAAAAGGGGATGAAGCATTTGAAACAGCACAGCGTTTACAATCCAGCAACAAATGA
- the gabT gene encoding 4-aminobutyrate--2-oxoglutarate transaminase, with protein sequence MGKTQEELVALRNEYVARGVGNGNTHIADFAKGATVTDNEGKEWIDFAGAIGTLNVGHSHPKITEHLKNELERFILPGFNVIMYESYIKLAEKLAEITPGDHKKKTVLLNSGAEAVENAVKIARKYTGRQQVVSFIRGFHGRTNLTMSMTSKVKPYKFGFGPFAPEVYQAPYPYLADKPEGLSDESYIDSVIKDLNNFFIATVDPSEVACVVIEPVQGEGGFIIPDKKFMQALKAICEEHGIVFIADEIQTGFARTGKTFAIEHFDIVPDLMTVSKSLAAGFPLSGVVGRSEIIDSPNPGEIGGTYAGNPLACEAALKVIEIIEEENLNAKAEQLGATLESTLKSYKLEHDYIGDIRRLGAMVAMEIVNPETQAPDKAKTAQIVKAANEQGLLLLSAGINGNVIRFLAPLVITEEELNKGLSILESSL encoded by the coding sequence ATGGGTAAAACACAAGAAGAATTAGTAGCGTTAAGAAATGAATATGTAGCAAGAGGTGTAGGTAACGGTAATACACATATCGCTGATTTTGCTAAAGGGGCAACAGTTACTGATAATGAAGGTAAAGAATGGATTGACTTTGCAGGGGCAATTGGAACATTGAACGTCGGTCATTCACATCCTAAAATAACTGAACATTTAAAAAACGAACTTGAAAGATTTATTTTACCTGGATTTAATGTGATTATGTATGAGAGCTATATTAAATTAGCTGAGAAATTAGCGGAAATTACACCAGGTGATCATAAGAAGAAAACAGTACTATTAAACTCAGGTGCTGAAGCTGTAGAAAATGCAGTTAAAATTGCACGTAAATATACAGGTAGACAACAAGTGGTTTCATTTATAAGAGGTTTCCACGGTAGAACGAATTTAACAATGTCTATGACGAGTAAAGTTAAGCCATATAAATTTGGATTTGGACCATTTGCACCAGAAGTATATCAAGCACCATATCCATATTTAGCTGACAAGCCAGAAGGACTAAGTGATGAATCATATATTGATTCAGTTATTAAAGACTTGAACAATTTCTTTATTGCAACGGTAGATCCTTCAGAAGTCGCTTGTGTGGTTATTGAACCAGTTCAAGGTGAAGGCGGATTTATCATTCCTGACAAAAAATTTATGCAAGCGTTAAAAGCAATTTGTGAAGAACATGGCATCGTGTTTATCGCTGACGAAATACAAACAGGTTTTGCTCGTACAGGTAAAACATTTGCGATTGAACATTTTGATATTGTTCCTGATTTGATGACTGTATCAAAATCACTTGCTGCAGGATTTCCATTAAGTGGCGTTGTTGGTAGAAGTGAAATTATTGATAGTCCAAATCCAGGTGAAATTGGTGGTACATATGCAGGAAATCCACTTGCTTGTGAAGCGGCACTTAAAGTAATTGAAATTATTGAAGAAGAAAATTTAAATGCAAAAGCTGAACAACTAGGTGCAACTTTAGAATCGACATTAAAATCATACAAATTAGAGCATGATTATATTGGAGATATTCGAAGATTAGGTGCGATGGTAGCGATGGAAATCGTTAATCCAGAAACGCAAGCACCAGATAAAGCTAAGACAGCACAAATCGTTAAAGCGGCAAACGAACAAGGATTGTTATTGTTATCTGCAGGTATTAATGGTAATGTGATTAGATTCTTAGCACCATTAGTTATTACTGAAGAAGAACTAAACAAAGGATTATCTATATTAGAATCTAGTCTATAA